The proteins below are encoded in one region of Thermococcus sp.:
- a CDS encoding glycosyltransferase family 39 protein — MDRENLTRKVLPGIVSIFALGMELITFPPWDTLSYDGALYIDIARNLAVSPANFTYQGAYMMYRPPLYPYTLSLFYHFIHEPLSQLTVARLVSAVFFALTAVLVYLLAMELFERPVKGILASAFFIFNALAFTMGTRELVHSEFTFFYALAIYLLYTGRKRKNPTRVYLAFLSAGLAILTRYTGLSIIAVFIAYLWFTEYWEWVKRKEYWIGFALLLLTLSPWLYLGHLHYGGALKPFEIASRAVTADRPVSVSTFMEWLFKDVGHVLPALMVLGLIKQRQDERGWLLISWSIIGFAMIMTVTHKETRFITFLSPVMGILAVEGVSLIVDGIEKALELAGRPTKPWKKVITVCLALLLLIPVG; from the coding sequence ATGGACAGAGAAAACCTAACCCGGAAAGTCCTTCCGGGAATCGTTTCCATCTTCGCTCTAGGAATGGAGCTCATCACGTTTCCGCCCTGGGACACGCTGAGCTACGACGGGGCGCTTTATATTGACATCGCCAGAAATCTGGCCGTTAGTCCAGCGAACTTCACCTACCAAGGAGCCTACATGATGTACCGCCCACCACTCTACCCGTACACCCTCTCGTTGTTTTACCACTTCATCCACGAACCCCTGAGCCAGCTGACGGTTGCGAGGCTAGTTTCAGCCGTCTTTTTTGCCTTAACAGCGGTTTTAGTCTATCTCTTAGCTATGGAGCTCTTTGAGAGACCCGTCAAGGGAATCCTCGCCTCGGCCTTCTTCATCTTCAACGCCTTGGCATTCACCATGGGGACGAGGGAGCTGGTTCACAGCGAATTTACCTTCTTCTACGCCCTGGCCATCTACCTCCTCTACACCGGAAGGAAGAGAAAAAACCCCACGAGGGTTTATCTAGCCTTCCTCTCGGCCGGCCTCGCGATACTAACGCGCTACACAGGGCTCTCTATAATAGCGGTTTTCATCGCCTACCTCTGGTTCACAGAGTACTGGGAATGGGTCAAAAGGAAGGAATACTGGATTGGCTTCGCCCTGCTTCTCCTGACCCTGAGCCCATGGCTCTATTTGGGCCATCTACACTACGGCGGAGCCCTAAAACCCTTTGAAATAGCAAGCAGGGCCGTTACAGCCGACAGGCCGGTCTCGGTCTCAACCTTCATGGAGTGGCTCTTCAAGGACGTGGGCCACGTTCTTCCTGCCCTGATGGTTCTGGGACTTATAAAACAGAGGCAGGATGAGAGGGGCTGGCTTCTGATAAGCTGGTCCATCATAGGGTTCGCCATGATAATGACTGTGACCCACAAGGAGACGCGCTTCATAACGTTCCTTTCCCCGGTCATGGGAATACTGGCCGTTGAAGGAGTTTCTCTAATCGTCGACGGGATTGAGAAAGCCCTTGAACTCGCGGGAAGGCCAACAAAGCCGTGGAAGAAGGTCATCACAGTATGTCTCGCCCTTCTCCTGCTCATCCCGGTGGG